In Chryseobacterium gotjawalense, the following are encoded in one genomic region:
- a CDS encoding T9SS type A sorting domain-containing protein — protein sequence MIKYQLLIYCFFASFLYSQTSNGGKAPNSYIYDLELANANNYGGIKIPVLKAYEIWANYEYLKTNGAPSPIPAGAQTASLYWEDVPGLVENVSIERGSKPSDSKIIVEINKGRGKGNAVVAFKVNGTIYWSWHIWVTDNPENGVTYTQGFETDIDGKLITVQYMDRNLGATSNSFLDNQWQKSGGLMYEWGRKDPFPPLVYKDANFYEISGEVGVLKHPGIDPVNTIPVAVRPFNEIEKNIQYSVNNPITYIVNTDANGNWFSSSRYKVAGASPDYKTWDLWSDNAKGGNSNASSSDTALKKESSSYELKSELDPCPNGWRIPSYYGRETMNNNLSFFGRKNSGANDDIDVAARQISPNSVNARLDGMKVYPGLGMDFSNAQGGVRNLGLVSVSGGYVYYPNSVSPNAPVGIVFQDNAANGGIWSATYAYDGARLFSMISDPMRNNTAVGLHEIYVNQTNPTKSGNAVKCMRDPNMSKIGDFATQYYASQKEDYRVGLDHPNSYIVINERNIEIPINKAFSVYNQYLSDQGMLPTDNLQAKVLWTTNKNLISGITLKPNPADLRSSVIAVNTVPGETGNAVISLHNGDVNSPALWSWHIWATSDDPTAKPIAYLTETPAPTSYNFVNPTASKSPPMLTVFMDRNLGAESNALESGKANGLHYQWGRKDPLPLFQEGNPKVIYTSSDNGSNLKPGDAFKGMLLSYNETGADDYLNSQTVAYENYGSKNSRKHKKTAENILYSVQNPLRFLYHSGIGKIYDGGNHYSNDLTKVRDWVSDERAAADNRWGHADKKSPFDPCPEGWRVPDVTLTNLYTGSKGNSPWFNGYQKDAYGKAGVIQDQWHDLANYYSGTVAGNNGWKFENALFPIGNFPKDGIRGELGENKISFDRSGVWTASMADYNTGYALAMQFQGTKMQTGTAVYPQAGMSVRCAKDEKRLLGVPTSHVNGGAVLNSEEVVIPTDSKPVDLYPNPFKDQFTINSKDAQFVELYDLSGKLVLKTKVENGSVRAGNLLKGIYIVKIIMKDQSFITKKIIKQ from the coding sequence ATGATTAAGTATCAACTATTAATTTATTGTTTTTTCGCAAGTTTTCTCTATTCTCAAACTTCAAATGGAGGAAAGGCGCCCAATAGTTACATTTACGATTTAGAGCTTGCAAATGCCAATAATTATGGCGGGATAAAAATTCCCGTATTAAAAGCCTATGAAATTTGGGCTAATTATGAGTATTTAAAAACGAATGGTGCTCCCAGTCCGATCCCTGCAGGAGCGCAAACCGCCTCTTTGTATTGGGAAGATGTACCCGGATTGGTAGAAAATGTAAGTATTGAAAGGGGCTCAAAACCGTCTGATTCGAAAATTATTGTAGAAATTAATAAAGGAAGAGGCAAGGGAAATGCAGTGGTCGCCTTCAAAGTGAATGGAACAATTTATTGGAGCTGGCATATTTGGGTAACCGATAATCCCGAAAATGGAGTGACCTATACGCAAGGATTTGAAACTGATATTGATGGAAAACTAATTACTGTTCAGTATATGGATCGTAATCTGGGTGCAACCAGCAACAGTTTTTTAGACAATCAGTGGCAGAAGTCGGGTGGATTAATGTATGAATGGGGAAGAAAAGATCCTTTTCCACCGCTGGTGTACAAAGACGCCAACTTCTACGAAATTTCCGGGGAAGTAGGTGTTTTAAAACACCCTGGGATTGATCCGGTGAACACAATACCGGTGGCGGTGAGGCCATTTAATGAAATTGAAAAAAACATTCAATATTCAGTAAATAATCCCATTACCTATATCGTGAATACTGATGCGAATGGCAACTGGTTTTCCAGCAGCAGGTATAAAGTTGCAGGAGCAAGTCCGGATTATAAGACCTGGGATTTGTGGTCAGACAATGCAAAAGGCGGAAACAGCAATGCAAGCAGTTCTGATACCGCTTTAAAAAAGGAAAGCAGTTCCTATGAATTGAAATCAGAATTGGATCCCTGTCCGAATGGCTGGAGAATCCCGTCTTACTATGGAAGGGAGACGATGAATAATAATCTCTCTTTTTTCGGAAGAAAAAACAGCGGTGCAAATGATGACATAGATGTGGCTGCGCGACAAATTTCTCCAAATTCTGTTAATGCCCGGTTAGATGGTATGAAAGTGTATCCTGGTTTAGGAATGGATTTCAGTAATGCGCAGGGTGGAGTGCGTAATTTAGGGCTAGTGTCGGTTTCAGGCGGCTATGTTTATTATCCCAATTCGGTCTCGCCCAATGCGCCTGTAGGAATTGTGTTTCAGGATAATGCCGCAAATGGAGGAATCTGGAGTGCTACTTATGCTTACGACGGAGCAAGATTGTTTTCTATGATCTCGGATCCGATGCGTAACAACACAGCCGTTGGCCTTCATGAGATTTATGTGAATCAAACCAATCCTACAAAATCCGGAAATGCAGTAAAATGCATGAGAGATCCCAATATGTCAAAAATCGGTGATTTTGCAACCCAATATTATGCCTCTCAAAAAGAAGACTATCGGGTAGGATTAGATCATCCGAACTCATATATTGTCATTAATGAAAGAAATATTGAGATTCCAATTAATAAAGCATTTTCTGTTTATAACCAATACCTTTCTGACCAGGGAATGTTACCGACGGATAATTTACAGGCGAAAGTGCTTTGGACCACTAATAAAAATTTAATTTCCGGAATTACACTTAAACCCAATCCGGCAGATTTAAGAAGCTCGGTGATTGCTGTTAATACAGTGCCTGGCGAAACCGGAAATGCCGTGATCTCTCTTCATAATGGTGATGTAAACAGTCCTGCGCTTTGGAGCTGGCATATTTGGGCTACCAGTGATGATCCCACTGCGAAACCGATTGCTTATCTTACGGAAACTCCGGCGCCGACTTCTTATAATTTTGTGAATCCAACCGCAAGCAAATCGCCTCCGATGCTCACCGTTTTTATGGACAGGAATTTAGGAGCAGAAAGTAATGCTTTGGAATCAGGAAAAGCAAATGGCCTACATTACCAGTGGGGGAGAAAAGATCCACTGCCTTTATTTCAGGAAGGGAATCCAAAAGTAATTTATACTTCCTCCGATAACGGTTCGAACTTGAAGCCTGGGGATGCTTTTAAAGGAATGCTTCTTAGTTATAATGAAACCGGTGCCGATGATTATCTGAATTCCCAAACCGTTGCTTACGAAAATTATGGATCTAAAAATTCCAGGAAACATAAGAAAACAGCGGAAAATATTCTTTATTCAGTTCAAAATCCTTTGCGTTTTTTATATCATTCGGGTATTGGAAAAATTTATGATGGTGGAAATCATTACAGCAATGATTTAACAAAAGTGAGAGACTGGGTTTCAGATGAAAGAGCTGCTGCAGATAATAGATGGGGACACGCCGATAAAAAATCACCGTTTGATCCATGCCCTGAAGGATGGCGGGTGCCCGATGTTACTTTAACCAACCTTTATACAGGATCCAAAGGTAATTCACCGTGGTTCAACGGTTACCAGAAAGATGCTTACGGAAAAGCGGGTGTTATCCAGGATCAGTGGCACGATCTCGCCAATTATTACTCAGGAACTGTGGCCGGAAATAACGGCTGGAAATTTGAAAACGCGCTCTTCCCAATTGGGAATTTCCCTAAAGATGGAATTCGTGGCGAACTTGGCGAAAATAAAATATCATTTGACCGATCCGGCGTTTGGACCGCTTCTATGGCGGATTACAATACAGGATATGCGCTTGCGATGCAGTTTCAGGGAACTAAAATGCAAACCGGTACTGCTGTTTACCCACAGGCAGGAATGTCTGTTCGATGCGCCAAAGATGAAAAAAGATTGCTGGGAGTGCCGACCTCTCACGTTAATGGAGGAGCAGTCCTGAATTCGGAGGAAGTTGTAATTCCAACGGACAGCAAGCCTGTAGATCTGTATCCCAATCCATTTAAAGATCAATTTACTATTAACAGTAAAGATGCACAGTTTGTAGAATTGTATGATCTAAGCGGTAAATTAGTATTGAAAACAAAAGTAGAAAACGGAAGCGTAAGAGCAGGAAATTTACTGAAAGGAATTTACATTGTTAAAATTATTATGAAGGATCAGTCTTTCATTACCAAGAAAATAATCAAGCAATAG
- a CDS encoding formimidoylglutamase, with protein MNLEDILLPAKAIKTEKWQLGNIISNEIQENGIVLIFCSDYRGIENGAAEILDFKQVRKELYQLSKLDFEVPVCDLGDLISGRSHQDTHYVLQEVLSMCHQKNAIPVVVGGSNDLAFSLFSALSFHQKNSNYTQISNLVSLSNEGEELTEKNFLSKILSSKTFDIKNYHHLGYQKHLNEMDSVKLMKEVDFDVVRLAELMNSTEKTEPFFRRADLVTLNCDAVESLGDGFSVNPQVNGLNKREICAYMKETGLSQNLKSAGIFNYNANSRYFLNHQLLAQMIWHLIEGINIQKSHPVERTFETFWLMIDDRKYAFQRETFSDLWYFGDEEKEENLIPCSLSDYEAAKRGMINPRFLRN; from the coding sequence ATGAACCTCGAAGATATTCTCCTTCCGGCCAAAGCGATAAAAACCGAAAAATGGCAACTCGGAAACATTATTTCTAATGAAATACAAGAAAACGGGATCGTGCTTATCTTTTGCTCAGATTACCGTGGAATTGAAAATGGCGCTGCAGAAATTCTTGATTTCAAACAGGTTAGAAAAGAACTTTATCAATTGTCTAAACTGGATTTTGAAGTTCCGGTTTGTGATTTGGGAGATCTGATTTCCGGAAGGTCTCATCAGGACACGCATTATGTTTTGCAGGAAGTTTTGTCGATGTGTCATCAAAAAAATGCGATTCCGGTTGTTGTTGGCGGCAGCAACGATCTGGCTTTTTCGCTTTTTTCTGCCTTGAGTTTTCATCAGAAAAACAGTAATTATACTCAGATTTCCAATCTCGTTTCTTTGTCAAATGAGGGTGAGGAATTAACGGAGAAAAATTTTCTTTCTAAAATTTTAAGTTCCAAAACTTTCGATATTAAAAATTATCACCATCTGGGCTATCAGAAACATCTGAATGAAATGGATTCGGTGAAACTGATGAAAGAAGTAGACTTCGATGTCGTTCGTTTAGCGGAATTAATGAACAGTACCGAAAAGACAGAGCCGTTTTTCCGTCGCGCAGATTTGGTGACTTTAAACTGTGACGCGGTAGAAAGTCTAGGCGACGGCTTTTCTGTAAATCCGCAAGTCAACGGTTTAAATAAAAGAGAAATCTGCGCTTATATGAAAGAAACCGGTCTGAGCCAGAACTTAAAATCGGCGGGCATCTTTAATTATAACGCCAATTCACGGTACTTTCTGAATCATCAACTTTTAGCACAAATGATTTGGCACCTCATCGAAGGAATTAATATTCAGAAATCTCATCCGGTTGAAAGAACGTTTGAAACCTTTTGGCTGATGATTGATGACCGGAAATATGCGTTCCAGCGGGAGACTTTCAGCGATCTGTGGTATTTTGGTGATGAGGAGAAAGAAGAAAATTTAATTCCGTGCTCGCTGTCGGATTATGAAGCCGCAAAAAGAGGAATGATAAACCCCCGTTTTCTAAGAAATTAA
- a CDS encoding glycosyltransferase family 2 protein, whose amino-acid sequence MPKISIIVPVYQVEKYLRKCLDSLVNQTLEDIEILVVNDGSPDNSQNIINEFKDKFPLKIKAFIKENGGLSDARNFGLDKATGEFIGFVDSDDEVSKTMFEEMYSLAKKHDAEMVICNLQKVDQHGKITQKLTQIPNMPEKIDLRENFSVFSDLSYFACNKIFKRELFENSRFKKGVHFEDIQLIPQLLLKCKTIAQTQNYHYQYLERADSITKTHTKRGLDILKAVEAVNAAFEKSQYADKKIELKNFNILEGVYSYLAYLAFVKEEGAYREMEKALKTFIEKHHISKKEILIYQRFEKNYLLSLSLKKKIYYFHFFIGLHQVMRKLM is encoded by the coding sequence ATGCCAAAAATTTCGATAATTGTTCCGGTGTATCAAGTGGAGAAATACCTTAGAAAATGTTTGGATTCTTTGGTTAATCAGACTTTGGAGGATATCGAGATTTTGGTTGTAAATGATGGAAGTCCGGATAATTCGCAAAATATTATTAATGAATTTAAGGACAAATTTCCTTTAAAAATAAAGGCTTTCATCAAAGAAAATGGCGGTTTGAGCGATGCCCGGAATTTTGGATTAGATAAAGCAACAGGCGAATTTATCGGTTTTGTAGACAGTGATGATGAGGTTTCGAAAACGATGTTTGAAGAAATGTATTCTTTAGCCAAAAAGCATGACGCAGAAATGGTGATTTGCAATCTGCAGAAAGTTGATCAGCACGGAAAGATCACTCAGAAACTGACGCAGATTCCCAATATGCCTGAGAAAATAGATCTTCGGGAAAATTTTTCCGTTTTTTCAGATCTTTCTTATTTTGCCTGTAATAAAATTTTCAAAAGAGAACTTTTTGAAAACAGCAGATTTAAAAAAGGGGTTCATTTTGAGGATATTCAGTTGATTCCACAATTATTACTAAAATGCAAAACGATTGCACAAACGCAGAATTACCATTATCAATATTTAGAACGAGCCGATTCGATTACAAAAACACATACGAAGCGGGGACTGGATATTTTGAAAGCGGTAGAAGCGGTGAATGCAGCTTTTGAAAAATCACAGTATGCAGATAAAAAGATAGAACTTAAGAATTTTAATATTCTGGAAGGCGTTTATTCCTATCTGGCCTATCTGGCTTTTGTGAAAGAAGAAGGCGCTTACCGGGAGATGGAAAAAGCACTGAAGACCTTTATTGAAAAGCATCATATTTCGAAGAAAGAAATATTAATCTATCAACGATTCGAAAAGAATTATCTCTTATCTTTGTCTTTGAAGAAAAAAATTTATTATTTCCATTTTTTTATAGGACTCCATCAGGTCATGAGGAAATTAATGTAA
- the topA gene encoding type I DNA topoisomerase, with product MSKNLVIVESPAKAKTIQKYLGKDFEVKSSFGHIRDLPKKGMGIDLETFTPDYEVSADKKKLVTELKAAVKKADIVWLASDEDREGEAIAWHLAQELKLKEENTRRIVFHEITKNAILKAIENPRTIDQNLVNAQQARRILDRIVGFEMSPVLWKKVKTGLSAGRVQSVAVRLVVERELEIRGFQPKSTFKLEGIFLNNSKQEITAKLKKDFVQEKEAEDFLNQCQNTDFKVLNVETKPGTRTASAPFTTSTLQQEASNRLGYGVTATMRVAQRLYEEGYITYMRTDSVNLSQEAINGAKAQILSEYGEQYSNPRNYTTKSATAQEAHEAIRPTDFSVKTIGDVQLNKLYQLIYKRTLASQMTNAKIEKTVIEIGDAKLPQHFEAQGEVIVFDGFLKAYGIVKAEDDDEENNEKLLPKVSVGEALDYKKIEATEKFSRPSARYTEAGLVKKLEELGIGRPSTYAPTIQTIQNREYVDKREIIPQEREILKMTLGKTNLKKEVLTEKFGGDKNKFVPTDIGEVVNEFLTQNFAEILDYGFTAKVEQDFDHIANGEEKWKDVLQGFYKDFHPRIADVEENADRANGERILGVDPKSGKNVLTRIGRFGPMVQIGEQDDEEKPIFASLMATQNIATITLEEALELFKIPFDLNEFEGQTVTIGVGRFGPYVKWGDAFISIPKGEDALSITQERAEEIINEKKLADAPIATYKGEPVTKGTGRFGPFIKFQSMFINVPKRYDFENLSQSDINELIEAKLEKEANRYIQQWEAEKISIENARWGPIVKLGKNIFKIPKNKKDEKFTAEELAEVSLEEVKNWITAQDKNAFKEKPKKAAAKKPAAKKPVAKKAPVKKAAPKKK from the coding sequence ATGTCAAAAAACTTAGTGATTGTAGAATCACCGGCAAAAGCCAAAACGATTCAAAAATATTTAGGGAAAGATTTTGAGGTGAAATCAAGTTTCGGCCATATCCGGGATCTGCCTAAAAAAGGAATGGGAATCGACCTGGAAACTTTTACACCCGATTATGAAGTTTCTGCAGATAAAAAGAAACTGGTAACCGAACTGAAAGCCGCAGTGAAAAAAGCAGACATTGTTTGGTTGGCTTCCGATGAAGACCGGGAAGGGGAAGCTATCGCCTGGCATCTGGCGCAGGAATTAAAATTGAAGGAAGAAAATACCAGAAGAATTGTCTTTCACGAAATTACAAAAAATGCGATTTTAAAAGCGATTGAGAATCCCAGAACAATCGATCAGAATTTGGTCAATGCGCAGCAGGCCAGAAGAATTCTCGACAGAATTGTAGGTTTTGAAATGTCGCCGGTCCTTTGGAAAAAAGTAAAAACCGGACTTTCCGCAGGGCGCGTTCAATCCGTTGCCGTGCGTTTGGTGGTAGAAAGAGAATTGGAAATAAGAGGTTTTCAACCGAAATCTACTTTTAAACTCGAAGGTATTTTTCTTAATAATTCTAAACAGGAAATCACCGCAAAACTCAAGAAAGATTTTGTACAGGAAAAAGAAGCAGAAGATTTTTTAAATCAATGTCAAAATACGGATTTTAAAGTTTTAAATGTTGAGACAAAACCGGGAACCCGTACCGCATCTGCACCTTTTACAACGTCAACTTTACAGCAGGAAGCCAGTAACAGACTAGGTTACGGTGTAACTGCTACGATGAGAGTTGCTCAAAGATTGTACGAAGAAGGATATATTACTTATATGAGAACCGATTCCGTGAATCTTTCTCAGGAAGCGATTAACGGAGCAAAAGCCCAGATTCTTTCTGAATATGGCGAACAATATTCGAATCCAAGAAATTACACCACCAAATCAGCCACGGCACAGGAAGCTCACGAAGCAATCCGTCCGACCGATTTTTCAGTGAAAACGATTGGTGATGTGCAATTGAATAAATTATATCAGTTAATTTATAAAAGAACTTTAGCGTCTCAAATGACGAATGCTAAAATCGAGAAAACAGTTATTGAAATTGGGGATGCAAAACTTCCGCAGCATTTTGAAGCACAAGGTGAAGTGATTGTTTTCGATGGTTTTCTTAAAGCTTATGGTATTGTAAAAGCTGAAGATGACGATGAAGAAAACAACGAAAAATTATTGCCGAAAGTTTCTGTTGGTGAAGCTTTAGATTATAAAAAAATAGAAGCGACCGAGAAATTTTCCCGTCCTTCAGCAAGATATACCGAGGCCGGTTTGGTTAAGAAATTAGAAGAACTCGGTATCGGAAGGCCGTCAACGTATGCGCCGACCATTCAAACGATTCAGAATCGAGAATATGTGGATAAGAGAGAAATCATTCCACAGGAGCGGGAAATTTTGAAGATGACTTTGGGAAAAACCAATCTTAAAAAAGAAGTATTGACCGAAAAGTTTGGCGGAGATAAAAATAAATTCGTTCCCACTGATATCGGGGAAGTAGTTAATGAATTCCTGACCCAGAATTTTGCAGAAATCCTCGATTATGGATTTACAGCAAAAGTAGAGCAGGATTTTGACCATATCGCAAATGGCGAAGAAAAATGGAAAGATGTTTTACAGGGTTTTTACAAAGATTTTCACCCGAGAATTGCTGATGTAGAAGAAAATGCGGATCGTGCAAACGGTGAAAGAATTTTAGGAGTAGATCCAAAATCCGGAAAAAATGTGTTGACCAGAATCGGCAGATTTGGACCCATGGTGCAGATTGGCGAACAGGACGACGAGGAAAAACCAATTTTCGCAAGTTTGATGGCGACCCAGAATATCGCAACCATTACTTTAGAAGAAGCTTTGGAACTGTTCAAAATCCCTTTTGACTTAAATGAGTTCGAAGGTCAAACGGTAACGATTGGCGTGGGAAGATTTGGGCCTTATGTAAAATGGGGCGATGCTTTCATCAGTATTCCTAAAGGTGAAGACGCGCTTTCAATAACCCAGGAAAGAGCAGAAGAAATCATCAATGAAAAGAAACTCGCCGACGCACCGATTGCGACTTATAAAGGAGAACCGGTCACCAAAGGGACAGGAAGGTTTGGTCCTTTTATTAAATTTCAATCAATGTTCATCAATGTTCCGAAGCGCTATGATTTTGAAAATCTGTCACAAAGTGATATCAATGAATTGATTGAAGCGAAATTGGAAAAAGAAGCGAACCGCTATATTCAACAGTGGGAAGCAGAAAAAATTTCTATAGAAAATGCGAGATGGGGTCCCATTGTAAAACTTGGAAAAAACATTTTTAAAATCCCTAAAAATAAAAAAGACGAAAAATTTACGGCCGAAGAACTGGCTGAAGTTTCTTTGGAAGAAGTGAAAAACTGGATAACCGCACAGGATAAAAATGCTTTTAAAGAGAAACCTAAAAAAGCGGCTGCGAAAAAACCTGCTGCTAAAAAGCCGGTTGCTAAAAAAGCTCCTGTAAAAAAAGCAGCACCGAAAAAGAAATAA
- a CDS encoding glycosyltransferase family 4 protein produces the protein MNDIIKDGLANLGISLFYAKLLLGLLFSFMLTFFSIPTIVKISKRKNLMDEPGARSSHLRKIPNLGGVAIFYSLAVCASIFAFELFELYKFLFASLVILLYIGVMDDVVVMRAYKKLLAQVVVTSLMVLGSDVRVRSFFGLFGIYELSYTFSVIFSIFTFISLINAFNLIDGIDGLSGGYSIICSALFGISYFRLGEFNYPLVVLSAVIIGSVLGFLYYNLSDFRNNKVFMGDTGSMILGFLLAFTAICFIDIFIDKKLPDVPRYFLQSAPAVTVAILILPIVDTLNVIFIRLFKKQSIFIADKNHIHHALLKLGLTHRRSSFYILVYYLFVVMVAYFLRHINVNVLLLVILTIGFIGAYIPHVILYTKEKNH, from the coding sequence ATGAATGATATAATTAAAGATGGTTTAGCGAATTTGGGAATTTCCCTGTTTTATGCAAAGTTACTGCTGGGCTTGCTGTTTTCTTTTATGCTGACCTTTTTCTCTATTCCTACCATTGTGAAGATTTCTAAAAGAAAAAACCTGATGGATGAACCGGGAGCCAGAAGTTCTCATCTCCGGAAAATACCCAATCTTGGTGGAGTCGCCATTTTTTATTCTTTGGCGGTATGTGCCTCTATTTTTGCATTTGAACTTTTTGAACTCTATAAATTTTTATTCGCGTCGCTGGTCATTTTGCTGTATATCGGGGTGATGGATGACGTCGTGGTAATGCGGGCTTACAAGAAACTGCTGGCACAAGTTGTCGTCACTTCATTAATGGTTCTTGGCTCTGATGTAAGGGTGAGAAGCTTTTTTGGTTTATTCGGAATCTACGAACTGAGCTATACTTTCAGTGTTATTTTCAGTATCTTCACTTTTATATCTTTAATTAATGCCTTTAATTTAATTGATGGTATTGATGGTTTATCAGGCGGGTATTCAATTATTTGCAGTGCTTTATTTGGAATTAGCTATTTTCGCTTAGGGGAATTTAATTATCCGTTAGTGGTGTTGTCTGCGGTAATTATCGGTTCGGTGCTCGGTTTTTTATATTATAATCTTTCTGATTTCAGAAATAATAAGGTTTTTATGGGGGATACGGGTTCGATGATTTTAGGCTTTTTATTGGCCTTTACTGCAATTTGCTTTATCGATATTTTCATTGATAAGAAATTACCGGATGTACCGAGATATTTCCTCCAAAGTGCGCCTGCGGTTACGGTAGCTATTTTAATTCTTCCGATTGTTGATACCTTGAATGTAATTTTTATCCGTTTATTTAAAAAACAGTCTATTTTTATTGCGGATAAAAACCATATTCACCACGCGCTTTTGAAGCTGGGTTTAACACACCGGCGGTCTTCTTTTTACATTTTAGTATATTATTTATTCGTGGTTATGGTTGCTTATTTTTTAAGACATATTAATGTGAATGTCTTACTGCTTGTGATCTTAACCATTGGGTTTATAGGCGCATATATCCCGCATGTCATTTTATATACAAAAGAAAAAAACCATTAA
- a CDS encoding EpsG family protein — translation MIIFLFLAVASYWEIFRLEKKQSIFVWIAGILIVVAVGFRLNAGADYPVYKMLFSGFAIYTSYGDVLDKALFRPNSEEIEWIFVLINKLVFDFGMPFYVVTLIMAVIAVSLKFSAIYENVAFPALALLFYFMPIMFFEDSGQMRQGLGIAVCVASFKFIKERNLILFLLCMYIALGFHKTSIVFLPAYWIVKIPMNSKRIFWVLIIALLSSPLELYRLGGGLFSFLAPDDLSNAYTGYLDDHYYGTEVEAGLNDIVKLIFIGILIKFDKKGCQEVLWYEYMRNLAVFGLALFYFFRSNEIFAVRLPGAYMFFVTMFCMTSLVYATKGRTRQILYLGFMTYFVAMFFYFGKGNGDKGSFSSDKYTNALW, via the coding sequence ATGATCATTTTTCTCTTTCTTGCAGTTGCGAGTTATTGGGAGATTTTCAGGTTAGAGAAGAAGCAGAGCATTTTTGTTTGGATCGCAGGAATCTTGATTGTTGTGGCTGTAGGTTTCCGGCTCAATGCCGGCGCGGATTACCCGGTATACAAAATGCTTTTCTCGGGCTTTGCAATATATACCTCTTATGGAGATGTTTTAGACAAGGCGCTTTTTCGCCCCAATTCCGAGGAAATAGAATGGATTTTTGTCCTGATTAATAAACTGGTCTTCGATTTCGGAATGCCGTTTTATGTCGTAACACTGATTATGGCGGTTATCGCGGTGAGTTTAAAATTCTCTGCAATTTATGAGAACGTTGCTTTTCCCGCCTTAGCTTTACTGTTTTACTTTATGCCCATCATGTTTTTTGAAGATTCAGGACAGATGCGACAGGGATTAGGAATTGCTGTCTGCGTCGCCTCTTTCAAATTTATCAAAGAACGGAATCTGATTCTTTTTTTACTCTGCATGTACATTGCACTGGGTTTCCATAAAACATCGATTGTGTTTTTGCCGGCTTACTGGATTGTAAAAATACCGATGAACAGCAAAAGAATTTTTTGGGTATTAATCATTGCGCTTTTATCCTCCCCTTTAGAACTCTACCGATTGGGCGGAGGTTTGTTCAGTTTCCTCGCTCCAGACGATCTTTCAAATGCTTATACCGGTTATTTAGATGACCACTACTACGGGACTGAAGTAGAAGCAGGTTTGAATGATATTGTCAAGTTAATATTTATCGGAATTTTAATTAAATTTGATAAGAAAGGCTGCCAGGAGGTTTTGTGGTATGAATACATGAGGAACTTAGCGGTCTTTGGTCTGGCTCTTTTTTATTTTTTCAGATCAAATGAAATATTTGCGGTGAGGCTTCCCGGAGCTTATATGTTTTTTGTGACCATGTTTTGCATGACTAGCCTTGTGTACGCGACCAAAGGCAGAACTCGGCAAATCCTTTATTTGGGATTTATGACCTACTTTGTTGCCATGTTTTTCTATTTTGGCAAAGGAAACGGGGACAAAGGAAGTTTCTCATCAGATAAATATACGAACGCACTTTGGTAA
- a CDS encoding DUF2062 domain-containing protein gives MKKFIQNTIQSQKVFYRYFRKKGLKKFLKENVLESTGSNETKAKSIALGVFIGLSPFWGLHSFLAITLSVYFKLNKLLTFMSAQVTFPPLIPLVIFLSMMVGAPFVSNTTSLKNQSFDFEFIKNNLTQYIIGSFILSVSCALILGFLSYFILERFNPQPKNDVKKT, from the coding sequence TTGAAAAAATTCATTCAAAATACCATTCAAAGTCAAAAGGTTTTCTACCGCTATTTCCGCAAAAAAGGACTCAAAAAATTCTTAAAGGAAAATGTTTTAGAAAGCACCGGCAGCAATGAAACCAAAGCAAAATCTATTGCATTGGGCGTCTTTATTGGGCTCTCGCCATTTTGGGGCCTGCATTCTTTTCTGGCAATTACTTTATCTGTTTATTTTAAACTGAACAAGCTGCTGACTTTTATGTCAGCCCAAGTTACCTTCCCTCCTTTGATTCCGTTAGTCATATTTCTGTCGATGATGGTCGGTGCTCCTTTTGTGAGCAACACCACCAGTTTAAAAAATCAAAGTTTCGATTTTGAATTTATCAAAAATAATTTAACACAATATATTATAGGGAGCTTTATTTTATCGGTAAGCTGCGCTCTGATTTTAGGCTTTCTGTCGTATTTCATTCTTGAAAGATTTAATCCGCAGCCAAAAAATGATGTAAAAAAAACTTAA